One window of the Niallia circulans genome contains the following:
- a CDS encoding DUF423 domain-containing protein: MKAFIIIGAINALLSVALGAFGAHGLEGKITNKYLEVWKTGVTYQMFHSTGLILIGLLLGKFPESGLLNWAGWLMFIGIILFAGSLYILAVTQIKVLGAITPLGGVAFIVAWLLVIIAAWKWM, translated from the coding sequence ATGAAAGCTTTCATTATTATTGGAGCAATTAATGCATTATTATCCGTCGCTTTAGGAGCGTTTGGTGCCCATGGCTTAGAGGGGAAAATCACAAATAAATACCTTGAAGTATGGAAAACTGGCGTTACCTACCAAATGTTTCATAGTACTGGTTTAATTCTAATCGGTTTACTCTTAGGGAAGTTTCCAGAAAGCGGTTTGTTAAACTGGGCAGGCTGGCTGATGTTCATTGGGATTATCCTCTTTGCAGGAAGCCTATACATATTGGCTGTTACCCAAATAAAAGTATTAGGCGCTATCACACCACTTGGCGGAGTAGCGTTTATAGTAGCGTGGCTCTTAGTGATTATTGCTGCATGGAAATGGATGTAA
- a CDS encoding YwdI family protein, protein MNISIQQLLAKIEDQLTEAKASNSDARIRERVYAIKSLCELVLEQERKEGITYQQPVQQPSFQAVQAPISIPKQTIQTQTNKIKMDEGNGDSLFDF, encoded by the coding sequence GTGAATATATCAATCCAGCAATTATTAGCTAAAATAGAGGATCAGCTGACAGAAGCAAAAGCAAGCAATTCTGACGCAAGAATAAGAGAAAGAGTTTACGCAATTAAATCCTTATGTGAATTGGTTTTAGAACAGGAAAGAAAAGAAGGCATAACCTATCAGCAACCCGTTCAGCAACCATCCTTCCAAGCTGTTCAAGCACCAATAAGCATTCCAAAACAAACTATACAAACACAAACAAATAAAATAAAAATGGACGAAGGAAATGGCGATTCCTTATTTGATTTTTAA
- a CDS encoding uracil-DNA glycosylase → MEKKKVNCYKCKFYYVTWDSQFPKGCKAFQFKGRMMPSVEVKRASGQECLRFQAKEG, encoded by the coding sequence ATGGAAAAGAAGAAGGTTAATTGTTATAAATGCAAATTCTACTATGTTACATGGGATAGTCAGTTCCCTAAAGGGTGCAAGGCATTCCAATTTAAAGGCAGAATGATGCCATCTGTCGAGGTAAAAAGAGCATCTGGACAAGAATGCCTGCGATTTCAGGCAAAGGAGGGATGA
- a CDS encoding uracil-DNA glycosylase, which yields MAASWEQLLEQERQKEYFIQLETFLETEYRESTIYPKREDIFNSLTYTPYDRVKVVILGQDPYHGPNQAHGLSFSVKPDVKVPPSLKNIYKELHADLGCSIPNHGYLKSWADQGVLLLNTVLTVRAGQANSHRGKGWEVFTDKVIKMLNDREEPVIFVLWGNPAQKKLAIIDQEKHGTILSTHPSPLSAHRGFLGSRPFSTINRMLENNGQSPINWCIDDFL from the coding sequence ATGGCAGCATCATGGGAGCAATTATTGGAACAGGAGCGTCAGAAGGAGTATTTTATCCAATTGGAAACCTTCTTAGAAACAGAATACAGAGAATCTACTATTTATCCTAAAAGAGAAGATATTTTTAATAGTTTAACCTATACTCCTTATGACAGAGTAAAGGTTGTTATTTTGGGACAGGACCCTTATCATGGCCCGAATCAAGCTCATGGCTTAAGCTTTTCCGTTAAGCCAGATGTAAAAGTTCCGCCATCTTTAAAAAACATTTATAAAGAGCTTCACGCTGATCTTGGCTGTTCTATTCCGAACCATGGCTATTTAAAAAGCTGGGCAGACCAAGGAGTGCTTCTATTAAATACCGTTTTAACAGTGAGAGCGGGACAAGCAAATTCTCATCGTGGAAAAGGATGGGAAGTATTTACAGACAAAGTAATAAAGATGTTGAATGACAGAGAAGAACCAGTTATTTTTGTGCTATGGGGAAATCCAGCTCAAAAAAAGCTTGCTATTATTGATCAAGAAAAGCATGGCACCATTTTATCGACACATCCAAGTCCACTTTCTGCTCACCGTGGTTTTCTAGGAAGCAGACCATTTTCTACTATAAATAGGATGCTTGAAAATAATGGACAGTCCCCGATCAATTGGTGTATAGATGATTTTTTGTGA
- a CDS encoding DUF4230 domain-containing protein has translation MVSKKEKERINRELSAGKREQASTAMELNNRRGIRFPFFGLYRLRNRLNKKIMLFLSVLIILLIAGIVGLWKVAFPKESVLKTTAYLEQMKDLSTLATSQAFVKTILEKEDNEIFGKEIETDFPGTKRKILLVVPGTLTAGVDLSRVTENQLKVNEDEKSIHIELPKADFLQDPSIDFDNVETYSVAGIFRGDVKWEEAYSLMDEAKETMKEEAVDQGILVKAEENAQKTLKEFYGRLGYTLEVSFAGE, from the coding sequence ATGGTAAGTAAAAAAGAAAAAGAACGAATCAACCGGGAGTTAAGTGCAGGGAAAAGGGAACAGGCAAGTACAGCAATGGAGTTAAATAACAGAAGGGGAATTCGCTTTCCTTTTTTTGGTTTATATAGACTAAGGAATCGGTTAAATAAAAAAATCATGCTTTTTTTAAGTGTGTTAATCATACTTTTGATAGCCGGAATAGTAGGTTTGTGGAAAGTAGCCTTTCCGAAAGAGTCTGTTCTAAAAACAACAGCTTATCTAGAACAGATGAAAGATTTATCCACTTTAGCCACCTCTCAAGCTTTTGTAAAAACAATTCTAGAAAAAGAGGATAATGAAATTTTTGGTAAGGAAATTGAAACGGATTTCCCTGGAACAAAAAGAAAAATATTGTTAGTTGTACCAGGGACACTAACAGCTGGTGTAGACTTATCACGAGTTACGGAAAATCAATTAAAAGTAAATGAGGATGAGAAAAGCATCCATATCGAGTTACCAAAGGCAGATTTTCTTCAGGATCCTTCCATTGATTTTGACAATGTAGAAACATATTCTGTTGCAGGCATTTTTAGAGGAGATGTAAAGTGGGAAGAAGCATATAGTTTAATGGATGAAGCAAAGGAAACGATGAAGGAAGAGGCTGTAGACCAGGGGATTTTAGTGAAAGCAGAGGAAAATGCTCAAAAAACATTGAAGGAATTCTATGGAAGACTAGGCTATACGCTTGAAGTCAGCTTTGCAGGAGAATAA
- a CDS encoding general stress protein: MYKVEVVENGVQATNIINALENQGYKKENIYIFAHDKDRSEDLTNATETGNVSMKEQGLLDSISNVFRKRGDELRSKLQSVGLTDAEAAKYEEVLDTGKLVIVGSQE, translated from the coding sequence ATGTATAAAGTAGAAGTAGTAGAAAACGGTGTACAAGCAACAAATATTATTAATGCATTAGAAAATCAAGGCTACAAAAAAGAGAATATTTACATTTTTGCTCACGATAAAGACCGTTCTGAGGATTTAACAAATGCAACGGAAACTGGAAATGTATCGATGAAGGAGCAAGGTTTACTTGATTCTATCAGCAACGTTTTCCGAAAAAGAGGAGATGAATTGCGTTCTAAATTACAATCAGTTGGCTTAACAGATGCCGAAGCGGCCAAATACGAGGAAGTATTAGATACAGGTAAATTAGTAATCGTTGGTTCACAAGAATAA